The proteins below come from a single Magallana gigas chromosome 10, xbMagGiga1.1, whole genome shotgun sequence genomic window:
- the LOC105345389 gene encoding uncharacterized protein in xynA 3'region, whose translation MLASDTDIKETILSKHDDIISIFVNGGKLPRSLRETVDKHHKRLIEKRKEFSEELCQVVVSGEISAGKSSLLNFLIGRDVLPTSVRESRSVTCRLRYGTEKTAKLIDDSGNEIDDLKYDESNEALDRLKKLIKGDEFVQGLSYIDIFLEEVSLQGNVVLVDTPGIREEIDDDNSQLFTHLRKASAFIYILKTDSNLGTHKLFRIKKKVQELKQDGYTELCSECMLYVCNRWDQVDDSEAEEVFDEVLSRLRSNGIEVREGQLMKLSVKKVEFELNLNEFCILKATILKM comes from the exons ATGCTAGCTTCCGATACAGACATCAAAGAAACAATACTCAGTAAACATGATGACATAATCAGTATATTTGTTAATGGCGGTAAACTTCCTAGAAGTCTACGTGAGACAGTTGACAAACACCACAAAAGGCTGATAGAAAAAAGAAAGGAATTTTCGGAAGAATTGTGCCAGGTGGTCGTTTCtg GAGAAATTTCGGCGGGAAAATCCTCACTGCTGAACTTCTTAATCGGGAGGGATGTTCTTCCTACGTCGGTGAGAGAGAGCAGAAGTGTAACATGTCGTCTGCGTTACGGTACCGAGAAAACCGCCAAATTGATTGATGATTCTGGAAACGAGATAGACGACTTAAAGTATGATGAGAGCAATGAGGCGTTAGACAggttaaagaaattaataaaaggaGATGAATTTGTGCAAGGCCTTTCGTATATTGACATCTTTCTTGAGGAAGTTTCCTTACAG GGTAATGTGGTGCTCGTTGATACACCAGGGATAAGGGAAGAGATCGACGATGACAACTCTCAGTTGTTTACTCATCTCCGGAAAGCCTCGGCATTTATCTATATCCTCAAAACAGATAGTAATCTAGGAACGCACAAG CTTTTTAGAATAAAGAAAAAGGTTCAAGAGTTAAAGCAAGATGGATACACAGAGCTGTGCTCAGAATGCATGCTTTACGTATGCAACAGATGGGACCAGGTAGACGATTCCGAGGCCGAGGAAGTATTCGATGAGGTTCTGTCTAGATTAAGAAGTAACGGAATTGAAGTCAGAGAGGGACAACTGATGAAGCTTAGTGTCAAAAAGGTTGAATTCGAATtgaatttgaatgaattttgcATATTAAAAGCAACGATTCTAAAAATGTGA
- the LOC105345390 gene encoding uncharacterized protein isoform X1: MLEKNVEKGLVESRKSSCPEISFIHMRSAQVPVNEIRDNYPSRTLTENVEREYSGLSSIMAQAPIFAKETLDILDNAAEENSTLVKKSSSTMNSAQVPLSVENRTPKRKENDLDEDTRLLITNPSSVRSAKVHVPDEELEMIRMRIEKGEGEDTQLFTKGEKVGLALKAPLWFPIAVTVSVFVVPVSAFKVLSNKLSHQKTESNFREVTDERHLADLLQELYELDTFSEVRFIEEFERNSIRLFNQWLDQQHQTSIQVIEDISTTLQQLAETEKLESEDKQSVKRFLQQLKECQEECYVLLEKCCNSLNEGPLS; encoded by the exons ATGCTAGAGAAGAATGTTGAAAAAGGACTGGTTGAATCACGTAAAAGCTCTTGCCCTGAAATATCTTTTATACATATGAGAAGTGCCCAAGTTCCCGTCAATGAAATTAGAGATAATTATCCAAGTCGAACATTGACGGAAAATGTCGAGAGAGAATACTCTGGGTTATCATCCATTATGGCCCAAGCCCCAATCTTTGCAAAAGAAACATTAGATATACTCGATAATGCTGCAGAAGAAAACAGTACACTAGTCAAAAAATCATCGTCCACAATGAACTCTGCGCAAGTTCCGCTTTCTGTGGAGAATCGAACACCTAAACGCAAAGAAAATGACCTGGACGAGGACACTAGACTACTGATAACTAATCCATCCTCCGTGCGATCAGCCAAAGTCCATGTACCCGACGAGGAACTGGAAATGATACGCATGCGTATAGAAAAGGGAGAAGGAGAAGACACTCAGTTATTTACAAAAG GTGAGAAGGTCGGACTGGCTCTGAAGGCCCCCCTCTGGTTTCCAATTGCTGTCACAGTTAGTGTGTTTGTTGTGCCAGTGAGTGCTTTCAAAGTACTATCCAATAAGCTTTCTCACCAAAAGACCGAATCTAATTTCCGGGAAGTAACTGACGAGCGCCACCTGGCAGATCTCCTTCAAGAATTGTACGAGTTGGATACTTTTAGCGAAGTCCGATTTATTGAGGAATTTGAAAGAAATTCGATTCGCCTGTTTAACCAGTGGTTAGATCAACAACATCAAACCTCTATTCAAGTTATTGAAGACATTTCAACAACTCTACAACAACTAGCTGAAACTGAGAAATTGGAGAGCGAAGACAAACAATCCGTAAAAAGGtttctacaacaactgaaagaaTGTCAAGAAGAATGTTATGTTCTTTTAGAAAAGTGTTGCAATTCGTTAAATGAAGGACCATTGAGTTAA
- the LOC105345390 gene encoding uncharacterized protein in xynA 3'region isoform X2, giving the protein MLASGTDIKETILRQYDEVISIFDNGGKLPASLRETVDKHHKRLVEKRKEFSEEFCQVVVSGDISAGKSSLLNFLIGRDVLPTSVRESRSVTCRLRYGTEKTAKLIDDSGNEIDDLKYDESNEALDRLKKLIKGDEFVQGLSYIDIFLEEVSLQGNVVLVDTPGIKEEDDDDNSQLFNHLRKASAFIYILKTDSYLGTHKLFRIRKKVQELKQDGYTELCSESMLYVCSKWDQVDESEAEEVFDEVLSRLRSEGIEVREGQLMKLSVKKVEITL; this is encoded by the exons ATGCTAGCTTCCGGTACCGACATCAAAGAAACAATACTCAGGCAATATGATGAAGTTATCAGTATATTTGATAATGGCGGTAAACTTCCTGCAAGTCTACGTGAGACAGTTGACAAACACCACAAAAGGCTGGTAGAGAAAAGGAAGGAGTTTTCGGAAGAATTCTGTCAGGTGGTCGTTTCTG GAGATATTTCGGCGGGAAAATCATCCCTGCTTAACTTCTTAATCGGGAGGGATGTTCTACCTACGTCGGTGAGAGAGAGCAGAAGTGTAACATGTCGTCTGCGTTACGGTACCGAGAAAACCGCCAAATTGATTGATGATTCTGGAAACGAGATAGACGACTTAAAGTATGATGAGAGCAATGAGGCGTTAGACAggttaaagaaattaataaaaggaGATGAATTTGTGCAAGGCCTTTCGTATATTGACATCTTTCTTGAGGAAGTTTCCTTACAG GGTAATGTGGTGCTCGTGGATACACCAGGGATAAAGGAAGAGGACGACGATGACAACTCTCAGTTGTTTAATCATCTCCGGAAAGCCTCGGCATTTATCTATATCCTCAAAACGGATAGTTATCTAGGAACGCACAAG CTTTTTAGAATAAGGAAGAAGGTTCAAGAGTTAAAGCAAGATGGATACACAGAGCTGTGCTCAGAATCCATGCTTTACGTGTGCAGCAAATGGGACCAGGTAGACGAATCCGAGGCTGAGGAAGTATTCGATGAGGTTCTGTCTAGATTAAGAAGTGAAGGAATTGAAGTCAGAGAGGGACAACTGATGAAGCTAAGTGTCAAAAAGGTTGAGATAACATTATAA
- the LOC136272215 gene encoding uncharacterized protein gives MLKAMFPSIKKSMVAEKGNNEIKRKTSVIGLTFEVRPKTPINFTDLQTLIPAQWKLLQKTNEMLKLGLISLEKFNGNSVITELIINNTGFVQVLVAGKSVDLSEFLISNHIKFNTTAVDGLFRTLNTFSLCHGAPLNPGEVDIFSSGRKSVKERVECNETSKTVIRHIDCIRVVSLNSKTGICLKCSQCKKSRKIYNLNKNISTVDKENVDPNLAHLPTVIQELKKIAPNLNSNQLMLIATQMKSSECTSASGMRWPKEVISMSLTLYNRNPSAYRDITKNGWVNLPSESLLYLYKSAVKQRPGIIPEMMQWMRNEAINSNISNEGLYGGIILDEMSIQEDLQIVNQGRKSSLYGLVECEADVMLMHNINEGRYENKLANHVMQYLFHGLTGFRWPFANYPTTQFCPADIFVSTWKCIDSLYEWGFKPIYCCMDGSSNNRTFLKMHFPENEPLSTEMVARHFKNPARKMIFIMDPCHLIKKLRNSVLSSGIKKNHQRLLTVGGKSIQWQMWIDAYNWDQNNHSFKIHHRLSQDHIHPNNAQKMRNKLAFETLDSDMLHLMKTYSNTLGEAGKAALSGAVEFLKASSILVSFFGDPRPVKDMSDVRLNELKESYNWFKAWEKEVCQSDTSAKRYKSLITMETREDLDFMYFGVMSLIKLCIEEIHTEIVPARLNSDIIENIFCQQRSLYHGPMTNPTYNSYRTGINSVIIGETVVSKKSNSGRHSASPFVAEIPPKKLRL, from the coding sequence ATGTTAAAAGCAATGTTTCCAAGCATTAAAAAGTCTATGGTGGCTGAAAAGGgaaacaatgaaattaaaaggaAAACAAGTGTTATAGGCTTAACATTTGAAGTGAGACCAAAGACTCCTATAAATTTCACTGATTTACAAACACTGATTCCAGCCCAGTGGAAATTACTGcagaaaacaaatgaaatgctAAAATTAGGGTTAATTTCCTTAGAGAAGTTTAACGGAAATTCTGTTATTACTGAACTAATTATTAACAATACAGGTTTTGTCCAAGTTCTTGTTGCTGGTAAATCAGTAGATCTGTCAGAGTTCCTGATATCCAACCATATAAAGTTCAACACAACAGCAGTGGATGGCCTATTCAGAACACTTAATACATTCTCTCTTTGTCATGGAGCGCCCCTGAATCCTGGTGAAGTGGACATTTTCTCCAGTGGCAGAAAGTCTGTAAAGGAAAGAGTCGAATGCAATGAgacctcaaaaactgttattaGGCATATTGATTGCATAAGGGTTGTTTCTTTGAACTCAAAAACTGgcatatgtttaaaatgttcCCAGTGCAAAAAATCTAggaaaatatacaatttaaacaAGAACATTTCTACTGTTGACAAAGAAAATGTTGATCCTAACCTTGCACATTTACCAACGGTTAtacaagaattaaaaaaaatagcaccaaatttaaattcaaaccaATTAATGCTGATAGCAACACAAATGAAATCATCAGAGTGTACAAGTGCAAGTGGAATGAGATGGCCCAAAGAAGTAATAAGCATGTCCCTTACCTTGTACAATAGAAACCCCTCAGCCTATAGGGACATCACAAAAAATGGATGGGTAAATCTTCCGTCTGAAAGCCTTCTGTACCTCTACAAATCAGCTGTAAAACAGAGACCTGGAATCATTCCTGAAATGATGCAGTGGATGAGGAATGAAGCTATTAACTCAAATATTAGTAACGAAGGTCTGTATGGTGGTATAATCCTTGATGAGATGTCCATTCAGGAGGACCTACAAATTGTAAACCAAGGTAGGAAGAGCTCTTTGTATGGACTTGTAGAATGCGAAGCAGATGTAATGCTGATGCACAATATCAATGAAGGGCGATATGAGAACAAACTGGCTAACCATGTCATGCAGTATTTATTTCATGGACTTACTGGCTTTCGTTGGCCATTTGCAAATTATCCGACCACACAATTTTGTCCAGCTGATATATTTGTGTCCACCTGGAAATGCATCGATTCTTTGTATGAATGGGGGTTCAAACCAATCTACTGTTGTATGGATGGGTCCAGCAACAATCGAACATTTCTTAAAATGCATTTCCCCGAAAATGAACCACTGTCTACCGAAATGGTTGCCAGGCACTTCAAAAACCCTGcaagaaaaatgatattcattatGGATCCATGTCATCTTATTAAGAAGTTACGTAACAGTGTACTGAGCAgtgggattaaaaaaaatcaccaaaggTTATTGACAGTTGGGGGAAAATCAATTCAGTGGCAAATGTGGATTGATGCATATAACTGGGACCAAAATAACCATAGCTTTAAAATACATCACAGGTTATCACAGGACCACATACATCCGAATAATGCACAGAAAATGAGAAATAAACTGGCTTTCGAAACTCTTGACTCTGACATGTTGCATTTAATGAAAACTTACAGTAACACTCTCGGTGAAGCTGGTAAGGCTGCTCTTTCTGGAGCTGTAGAGTTCCTTAAGGCATCTAGCATACTGGTGTCGTTTTTTGGGGACCCAAGACCTGTAAAAGACATGAGTgatgtaagattaaatgaactGAAGGAGTCGTACAACTGGTTTAAAGCATGGGAGAAAGAAGTCTGTCAGAGCGACACATCAGCCAAACGTTATAAGAGCTTGATAACTATGGAAACTCGTGAAGATCTCGACTTTATGTATTTTGGTGTCATGTCCTTGATTAAATTGTGCATTGAAGAGATTCACACAGAAATAGTCCCTGCTAGACTGAATAGTGAcataattgaaaacattttctgCCAGCAGAGATCTCTCTATCATGGACCTATGACAAATCCTACTTACAATTCTTATAGAACTGGCATCAACAGTGTCATAATAGGGGAAACCGTTGTGTCCAAAAAGTCAAATTCTGGAAGACACTCTGCATCTCCATTTGTTGCGGAAATACCTCCCAAAAAACTGAGactttaa